In Torulaspora globosa chromosome 1, complete sequence, a genomic segment contains:
- the DNA2 gene encoding bifunctional ATP-dependent DNA helicase/ssDNA endodeoxyribonuclease DNA2 (ancestral locus Anc_5.75) → MPTTPEKKRSGHLVASPEGGISAATKKPSTGGSKRKRKYQFAPVDTLGNRSNDESNVLRAISVSQVRNSTVTKSSRQEKKASESKLRGSAPIAKAKHDARESRVATGGEDGMPSEKVIWQYSPVREEHSDKVGSSYENSEDWMEPDRFEEPSSTPMPRRLKSVLSFANISEREQTDNACPMSVPARISTRSRGTTESLRESLRDIDDILDDMEGELTLKPNVPKMSQIPSSPSRMREQEKGDTADKKSEGDCAYASSDGDDSLINILTEKKSERQNSARPLTDSDLLDDSLVDYFNEINNRKAGECCEDDIGNVEARLSQSLRIPETDSRQEPEAKMDGYIKLAGFPSRRKGVERFVVTKTAEVSLPKIGRQKILSCIDEHGKNTSVIVRHPWIYLEFEEGDVIHIVEGQNFENKKLLSDDKDPTTQLVNDNLLILNPDLLLSATEVGGSVECLRRAVLQSVLEDSRGEPSIAMIVGNIVHELLQSALINMVNNKTLTMDFLEKKLDSLLQTFSFAILLCNASIKTVRKEITEMHLKNIHNLLTRYVKQGNYGCYVSVSGTRKTDPLSIANVIDTEESVWSPIYGLKGFLDVTLDVLCKKTRSIVPLEVKTGKSKSISHEAQGLIYTLLLNDKYEVPFDFFLLLYTRHNEMIKHPYMLHSIKHVLMFRNQMATKLKYRLKEFKKGGPIGDIWPPLLQSSFCDSCHLKAPCMVINNLLEDGTAESSGLKTEDYEYLTNHLVANHSENSRFLKKYNELITQEESSIQFINKSLFLLSSEAHESQGGHCLANLKVVSSTNNPLDNSSFLHVFARTKEGLQSMLYAQLSKNDRVTISDESGHFCITQGVIVDIKADSVTISARRKVLNNRIPAQKSSGLTNIVSAVDDRTSIESLLRIQNMVSYRIDKNEAQQGLALARFSLLNLFLPPVQSGQVIIDEGTNELRSVKRSDGGDARMRAFLVDKVAPRFLTDNESPLIAKARQTLTQFNSDQIKAIENVLRAQDYALILGMPGTGKTTVIAEIIKILVDAGKSILLTSYTHSAVDNVLLKLRATNIKIARLGRKHKILPEVQQYQPNFEAFETYEEYIEEINSLSVVATTCLGISDVLFSLREKDFDYVILDEASQISMPIALAPLRLGEKFIMVGDHHQLPPLVKNEAARVGGLEQSLFKILCDDHPQSVSELTIQYRMCEDIMALSNFLIYQKKLKCGSDQVRDQTFNISSIGKLTRFRTNSNHQPWLEDILDPQRRVIFLNYDNCTDFEETSESDNITNEGEVRIIQQCLKGMAKCGVNPADIGILTLYRAQLHLLKRTFQGPKWANLEILTADQFQGRDKDCIIVSMVRSNTRNNAGSLLKELRRVNVAMTRAKSKLIIAGSKETIGSLPQIRDFINLLKERDWIYDLASNFLQAYNFGDDGESRTDEEYSPKNSQTRTTGARNLSSQSRIFKDTPIVRQAISEI, encoded by the coding sequence ATGCCGACAACAccagaaaagaagagatccGGACATCTGGTAGCGTCGCCTGAAGGCGGAATCTCGGCGGCAACCAAAAAACCAAGTACTGGCGGCTCGAAACGGAAGAGGAAATATCAATTTGCCCCTGTTGACACGCTCGGAAACCGAAGTAACGATGAATCGAATGTTCTCCGAGCAATTTCGGTGTCTCAGGTAAGAAACAGCACGGTAACTAAGTCATCGcggcaagaaaagaaagcCAGCGAGTCTAAACTGCGCGGTTCTGCCCCAATAGCCAAGGCTAAACATGATGCAAGAGAATCTAGGGTAGCGACTGGTGGAGAGGACGGCATGCCAAGCGAAAAGGTGATCTGGCAATATTCGCCTGTGCGAGAGGAGCATTCGGATAAAGTTGGCAGTTCATATGAAAATTCTGAAGATTGGATGGAACCCGATAGATTCGAGGAACCATCTTCCACTCCGATGCCTAGAAGGCTGAAGAGCGTTCTGAGTTTTGCAAATATTAGTGAACGCGAGCAAACAGATAATGCATGTCCTATGTCTGTTCCAGCTCGGATCTCGACAAGATCTAGGGGTACTACAGAAAGCTTGAGGGAGTCCTTAAGGGACATCGATGATATTTTGGATGATATGGAGGGAGAACTGACACTAAAGCCGAATGTGCCCAAGATGAGTCAAATACCGTCTTCTCCGAGCCGAATGCGGGAGCAGGAGAAGGGGGACACAGCAGATAAAAAATCTGAAGGGGATTGCGCTTACGCGTCGAGCGATGGAGATGATTCGTTGATCAATATTTTGACGGAAAAAAAGTCTGAAAGGCAAAATAGTGCAAGACCACTTACTGATTCAGATCTACTAGACGATTCCCTGGTAGATTACTTCAATGAGATAAATAACAGAAAGGCTGGGGAGTGCTGCGAGGACGACATAGGTAATGTCGAGGCGCGGCTGTCACAGAGCTTAAGAATTCCTGAGACTGACTCACGGCAGGAGCCCGAGGCAAAAATGGACGGGTACATAAAGCTGGCCGGCTTCCCTAGCCGACGGAAAGGTGTAGAGAGGTTCGTGGTTACAAAGACTGCTGAAGTGAGTCTTCCGAAGATCGGGCGTCAGAAAATATTATCTTGTATTGATGAACATGGGAAGAATACCTCTGTCATTGTACGACACCCATGGATATACTTGGAGTTTGAGGAAGGAGACGTCATACACATTGTTGAGGGTCAGAACTTTGAGAATAAAAAACTGCTATCGGATGATAAAGACCCCACGACGCAGCTTGTGAATGATAATCTATTGATACTAAACCCTGATTTGCTTCTTTCCGCAACCGAAGTAGGAGGGTCCGTCGAATGTTTAAGAAGAGCGGTCCTCCAGTCAGTATTAGAAGATTCGAGAGGTGAACCAAGTATTGCCATGATAGTTGGTAATATTGTTCATGAGCTATTACAAAGTGCCTTGATTAACATGGTGAACAATAAGACGCTTACGATGGACTTCTTAGAGAAAAAACTTGATTCACTGTTACAAACATTCTCATTTGCTATCTTGTTATGCAATGCAAGTATAAAAACCGTCAGGAAGGAAATAACTGAAATGcacttgaagaacattcACAACCTTCTTACTAGATATGTGAAACAAGGGAATTATGGTTGCTATGTGTCTGTGTCTGGTACAAGGAAAACCGATCCACTGTCGATAGCGAACGTCATTGACACAGAGGAAAGTGTCTGGTCGCCGATATATGGCCTTAAAGGTTTTCTAGATGTGACATTAGACGTTCTTTGTAAGAAGACACGGTCAATAGTACCTCTCGAGGTGAAAACGGGCAAAAGCAAAAGCATCTCACATGAAGCCCAGGGACTCATCTACACCCTTCTGCTCAATGACAAGTATGAGGTTCcttttgatttttttctcttACTGTACACTAGACACAATGAAATGATAAAACATCCTTATATGCTTCATTCAATCAAGCATGTCCTCATGTTTAGAAACCAAATGGCAACTAAACTGAAATACAGGTTAAAGGAATTCAAAAAAGGTGGACCAATCGGCGATATTTGGCCTCCACTTTTGCAGAGCTCTTTTTGTGATTCCTGCCACTTGAAAGCTCCCTGCATGGTGATAAACAATTTACTCGAAGATGGTACCGCAGAATCAAGCGGTCTTAAGACAGAAGACTACGAATATCTGACCAACCACCTGGTGGCTAACCATTCTGAAAATAGTCGCTTCTTAAAAAAATACAACGAACTAATAACTCAGGAAGAGTCCTCAATACAATTCATCAACAAAAGCCTTTTCCTTCTAAGCAGCGAAGCTCACGAATCGCAAGGTGGTCATTGCCTCGCAAATCTGAAAGTTGTAAGCTCTACAAATAATCCACTGGATAATAGTTCTTTCCTTCATGTTTTTGCTAGGACTAAAGAAGGTTTGCAGTCGATGCTTTACGCTCAGCTGTCCAAAAATGATAGAGTTACCATTAGTGATGAGTCAGGGCATTTCTGCATCACACAGGGAGTCATAGTGGATATCAAGGCCGATTCAGTAACAATTTCGGCGAGGAGGAAGGTTCTTAACAACAGAATTCCCGCCCAAAAGTCCAGTGGATTGACCAACATAGTCAGCGCAGTTGATGACAGAACAAGCATAGAATCCTTACTGAGGATTCAAAACATGGTTTCTTATCGCATCGACAAGAATGAAGCTCAACAAGGTTTGGCGTTAGCGCGGTTCAGTCTGTTGAACCTTTTTCTGCCCCCAGTGCAATCTGGACAAGTAATAATTGATGAAGGCACGAATGAACTGCGATCCGTGAAAAGATCTGACGGTGGAGATGCACGAATGCGTGCTTTTCTCGTGGACAAAGTGGCACCTCGCTTTTTAACTGATAACGAGTCCCCACTTATCGCAAAGGCAAGACAAACTCTAACACAATTCAATAGCGACCAAATCAAAGCGATAGAGAATGTCCTGAGGGCCCAAGATTATGCCTTGATTTTGGGCATGCCGGGCACTGGTAAAACAACTGTTATTGCTGAGATAATCAAGATTTTGGTCGATGCTGGAAAGAGCATATTATTAACCTCTTATACCCATTCGGCTGTCGATAACGTCTTATTGAAATTGCGAGCGACAAATATCAAAATTGCCCGACTCGGGAGGAAGCATAAGATACTCCCTGAAGTCCAACAATATCAGCCTAATTTCGAGGCTTTCGAAACATACGAGGAATAcattgaagagatcaacAGCCTTTCTGTGGTGGCCACCACATGCCTCGGAATCAGCGATGTTCTGTTTTCATTGCGAGAAAAGGATTTCGACTACGTGATTCTGGATGAAGCCAGTCAGATATCAATGCCGATAGCTCTCGCGCCATTAAGATTAGGCGAGAAATTTATCATGGTCGGTGATCACCACCAGTTGCCGCCTCTAGTTAAGAATGAAGCCGCCCGCGTCGGTGGACTGGAGCAATCGTTGTTCAAAATACTCTGCGACGATCATCCTCAAAGCGTCAGTGAGCTAACAATTCAATACCGGATGTGCGAGGATATCATGGCTTTGTCCAACTTTCTGATATACCAAAAGAAGTTGAAATGCGGAAGCGACCAGGTTCGTGACCAAACTTTTAACATTTCGTCCATCGGAAAACTGACACGTTTTCGAACGAATAGCAATCATCAGCCCTGGCTTGAGGACATACTGGACCCGCAGAGAAGGGTGATTTTTTTAAATTACGATAATTGTActgactttgaagagactTCCGAGTCTGACAACATAACTAATGAGGGTGAAGTCAGGATAATCCAGCAGTGCTTAAAAGGGATGGCGAAATGCGGAGTGAATCCCGCAGATATAGGTATTTTGACTTTGTACCGGGCCCAACTGCATCTTCTGAAGAGGACGTTTCAGGGTCCGAAATGGGCTAACCTGGAAATACTAACCGCTGACCAGTTTCAGGGTCGTGACAAGGATTGTATCATCGTATCTATGGTAAGAAGTAATACAAGGAATAATGCAGGCTCATTATTGAAGGAATTACGACGGGTTAATGTCGCGATGACCAGAGCAAAGTCAAAACTTATCATAGCAGGTTCCAAAGAGACAATTGGCTCACTTCCTCAAATCAGAGACTTTATTAATCTGCTTAAAGAGCGCGATTGGATTTATGATCTTGCATCGAATTTTCTACAGGCCTACAACTTTGGCGACGATGGCGAATCGAGgactgatgaagaataCTCACCGAAAAACTCCCAAACAAGAACTACGGGCGCTAGGAACCTAAGCAGCCAGTCAAGGATATTCAAAGACACACCTATTGTTCGCCAGGCCATTTCTGAGATCTGA
- the RIE1 gene encoding Rie1p (ancestral locus Anc_5.76) translates to MTVKPMEKGNRKSLKRYGEPGSDENQVSASSSNCSTPRSCTNSASTSLDADFSKISLSGSSMNSQLEALANTNLLTVRIKLADRGDDASDEMQGIVSELEAVCHHHKGTFVNAANIEPYEYLADSRRLNVIEEHKDIYIFESGNVEFASASSSDSKETPYNYDKVIQVQFKRFNVLKSVCNVVQNILKSKNELIEKWSISYNGHALAQPGNLYVKGVPKDMLLDQVIPIFSKFGPVSCLKIICDNVTGESLGYGFVSYPLGSQASRCISELNGKKLGSSTLFINFHIERKERERIYRDNIKENSDDEKFRGVFVGNLPVLNSNNEVLTPEDVIKLFRERLAPLMTDLVIESVYFPRKIRPGGSQFLSEIDTEVENEAAKYEKSAEEGCEAIDDTKRYCPQHDDNPFKNYGFIKFANHAQAVKAIEVFNDFEWLGRKLVVNKAAQNKAQAYHHKKPLISTGFGNRGDNNYYPAPNLYGLYGGLGNLFFPYVNSMGSLSASSSDDTDLSDSEAAYPLNRSRSAGPYSPAFQTFEQMPSPAQAFDPSATGGTVFPMNAYGIISQSPPFALPLPTRDQQESNLYVKHIPLSWKDEDLYDFYQVFGDIISAKIITIGGGKGRNCEGQSSPISNAVNRDPNHPGTSRGYGFVCFKNPLDASRAILATNNFPLSHAHILHVSFAQKRARFGQSGVGSGHGQRANPDSHPFNPKLASNRASFNEHSRGQINVKFLNAMRQQRPSTGGPMPSNFLPRGGAWAGVPIAPPSVSHALPSAPFVPSSANTSLMMREPYVMHHPNSRSDDDEADDGISV, encoded by the coding sequence ATGACCGTTAAGCCCATGGAGAAAGGAAATAGAAAAAGTTTGAAGCGATACGGTGAGCCTGGGTCCGACGAGAACCAGGTATCAGCCTCGTCGAGCAATTGCTCAACCCCGAGATCATGTACTAATTCGGCAAGCACCTCCCTAGACGCCGacttttcgaagatctcTCTTTCGGGGTCGTCTATGAACTCGCAGCTGGAGGCACTCGCGAATACAAATTTACTAACTGTGAGAATAAAGCTTGCTGATCGAGGTGACGATGCATCTGATGAGATGCAGGGCATTGTGTCCGAGCTGGAGGCTGTGTGCCATCACCACAAGGGGACGTTTGTGAATGCTGCTAACATTGAGCCATATGAATACCTAGCCGATAGTAGGAGGTTGAACGTCATTGAAGAGCATAAAGATATTTATATCTTCGAGAGTGGGAACGTTGAGTTTGCAAGCGCCAGCTCAAGTGATAGCAAGGAGACACCGTATAATTACGATAAAGTTATTCAGGTTCAGTTCAAAAGATTTAACGTACTCAAGTCGGTTTGCAATGTGGTTCAAAATATCTTAAAAAGTAAAAATGAGTTAATTGAGAAATGGTCTATTAGTTACAACGGGCATGCACTGGCACAACCAGGCAACCTTTACGTGAAAGGAGTGCCGAAAGATATGCTGCTGGACCAGGTTATTCCCATCTTTTCCAAGTTTGGTCCAGTTTCATGTCTCAAAATTATATGCGATAATGTAACTGGTGAGTCACTCGGCTATGGTTTTGTTTCATATCCGTTGGGTTCTCAGGCATCCAGATGCATAAGCGAATTGAATGGTAAGAAACTGGGTTCCAGTACATTGTTCATCAATTTCCACATTGAGAGGAAAGAGAGGGAGCGAATCTATCGAGACaacatcaaggaaaataGCGATGACGAGAAGTTCAGGGGCGTTTTTGTCGGGAACCTGCCCGTTCTTAATTCTAACAATGAAGTTCTAACCCCGGAAGATgtcatcaagcttttcCGCGAGCGATTAGCACCATTAATGACGGATCTTGTCATCGAGTCCGTGTATTTTCCTAGGAAAATCAGACCGGGCGGTTCTCAGTTTCTTTCGGAGATCGACACAGAAGtggaaaatgaagctgCGAAGTACGAGAAATCGGCTGAGGAGGGGTGTGAGGCCATCGACGACACTAAACGGTACTGTCCTCAACATGATGACAATCCCTTTAAAAATTACGGATTCATCAAGTTTGCAAACCATGCACAAGCCGTGAAAGCCATAGAGGTATTCAACGATTTCGAATGGCTAGGCCGTAAGCTTGTGGTTAACAAGGCCGCTCAAAACAAAGCACAGGCCTATCATCATAAGAAACCGCTAATTTCGACTGGCTTTGGGAATAGAGGTGATAATAACTATTATCCTGCTCCGAACTTGTATGGGTTATATGGCGGGCTTGGGAACTTGTTCTTCCCTTATGTCAATTCTATGGGTTCACTTTCAGCGTCATCCTCGGACGATACAGATCTGTCAGATAGCGAAGCTGCATATCCTTTGAACCGATCTCGAAGTGCTGGCCCGTACAGCCCCGCTTTTCAGACTTTTGAGCAGATGCCCAGTCCTGCCCAAGCTTTCGATCCTTCTGCTACCGGTGGTACTGTATTCCCAATGAATGCATACGGGATTATTTCTCAAAGCCCACCGTTTGCATTGCCGCTACCGACTCGGGACCAGCAGGAGTCGAATCTATATGTCAAGCATATTCCATTATCTTGGAAGGATGAGGACCTCTACGACTTCTATCAAGTATTTGGAGACATAATCAGCGCCAAGATTATAACAATAGGAGGCGGTAAAGGCCGGAATTGCGAGGGCCAAAGTTCGCCAATTTCTAATGCAGTTAATCGTGATCCGAACCATCCAGGAACTTCTAGAGGATATGGTTTTGTTTGCTTCAAGAATCCGCTGGATGCATCGCGCGCTATTCTGGCGACGAACAACTTTCCATTGTCACACGCTCACATCCTTCATGTATCTTTTGCGCAAAAACGAGCAAGATTCGGCCAAAGCGGTGTAGGTTCAGGTCATGGCCAACGCGCAAACCCCGATAGTCATCCATTCAATCCAAAATTAGCATCAAACAGAGCGTCTTTCAACGAACATTCTAGAGGTCAGATTAATGTCAAGTTCCTGAATGCCATGAGGCAACAAAGACCAAGTACTGGCGGACCTATGCCCAGCAACTTCTTGCCTCGCGGCGGCGCTTGGGCAGGTGTACCCATAGCTCCGCCTTCGGTATCCCATGCGTTGCCTTCAGCTCCTTTTGTGCCGTCAAGCGCTAACACctctctgatgatgagggaGCCCTATGTGATGCATCATCCGAACTCGAGatctgatgatgatgaggcCGATGACGGGATTTCAGTCTGA
- a CDS encoding uncharacterized protein (ancestral locus Anc_5.74) — translation MSNKLHLQVMETFSNRLLRKRDALLRSISKSDKRRDDGQEVRQQLSVERDSGHNNLTVAVHRSVRNLIKLGFTFSQIVEGSGVSDAFLRQAFRELSLDLPNAKQLEEPRDDRNSTGYLKPRFTVPKEDNNPNSLPEGSNQDTEKQTRRMIEPELRLFMLKTRLEINRLRSLAKQPELAEQLKQDDAQSAIGKLKNAIFSNLQDFFNEIEVADPVRTSTRNDETPKRAHGDINLTLERSRKRAKTQNLRDMKGDPNAKENVEVSQKTDPSMVCDSMHHRA, via the coding sequence ATGAGCAATAAGTTACATCTACAGGTGATGGAAACATTTAGCAATCGACTGTTACGCAAAAGAGACGCATTACTGCGAAGCATTTCGAAGTCCGATAAGCGTCGAGACGATGGACAAGAAGTAAGACAGCAACTTTCAGTGGAGCGAGATTCCGGCCACAATAATCTTACAGTTGCGGTCCACCGTTCAGTTAGAAACCTTATTAAGTTAGGCTTCACCTTTTCACAAATTGTCGAAGGATCAGGAGTTAGCGACGCTTTCCTGAGGCAAGCATTTAGAGAGCTCTCTTTAGATCTGCCGAATGCgaagcagctggaggagcCCCGGGATGATCGCAATTCCACTGGCTATCTTAAACCGAGATTCACCGTGCCGAAGGAAGACAACAATCCCAACTCCCTACCGGAGGGATCGAATCAAGACACTGAGAAACAAACAAGGAGGATGATTGAGCCGGAGCTGCGGCTGTTCATGCTAAAAACGCGACTAGAGATCAATAGGCTGCGATCTCTCGCGAAACAGCCTGAACTTGCCGAGCAACTCAAACAAGATGACGCTCAAtcagcaattggaaaactAAAAAATgcgatcttctcaaaccTCCAggacttcttcaatgagATTGAGGTAGCTGATCCTGTTAGAACTTCAACTCGAAACGACGAGACTCCCAAAAGAGCTCACGGTGATATAAACTTAACATTGGAACGATCACGGAAGAGAGCCAAGACCCAGAATCTCCGCGACATGAAAGGAGACCCTAATGCTAAAGAAAACGTCGAAGTCAGTCAAAAGACGGACCCGTCAATGGTATGTGACTCAATGCACCACCGGGCTTAA